A stretch of the Deltaproteobacteria bacterium genome encodes the following:
- the speY gene encoding deoxyhypusine synthase — MEKYKRELIAEEFRKEMAVRKEKKMKNKKSTCPGKKKYLTGKRILPEPISGDTDIVKLIDNMDAYNGGRLRAACHLLRDKYSQEDVTVGLSLAGALTPAGLGLSAVIPLMNHGFVDWISATGANMYHDLHFAFNLPLHRGSHVVDDADLRKKGVTRIYDILFDYEDVLMETDRRLRRILVRPEFQKEMGTREFYHHLGKVMNEFEEKNHLGEVSIIAAAYRNGIPVFTSSPGDSTIGMNVAGLELLTEAAGLQHLFKLKINPSIDVNDSTAIILNAKRYEHGKTGVILIGGGSPKNFMLQTEPQIQEVLMIPEVGQDYDINITDARPDTGGLSGAPPSEAASWGKIDPTKLEETVTAYLDVTVAFPLMVAYVKQTTRPKKQKKLYHRGPELHKKLMKSYLENNREVQHLKNLIKKLSA; from the coding sequence ATGGAAAAGTATAAAAGGGAATTGATCGCAGAAGAATTCCGGAAAGAAATGGCGGTCCGGAAAGAAAAAAAGATGAAAAACAAAAAATCAACTTGTCCAGGTAAAAAAAAATATCTCACAGGGAAAAGAATTCTTCCAGAGCCAATTTCTGGAGATACAGATATAGTAAAATTAATAGACAACATGGATGCTTATAATGGCGGAAGATTGAGAGCTGCCTGCCATTTATTAAGAGATAAATATTCCCAAGAGGATGTTACCGTGGGATTAAGCTTGGCAGGTGCATTAACCCCCGCCGGATTAGGGCTTTCCGCAGTAATTCCTCTGATGAATCACGGTTTTGTTGATTGGATAAGCGCGACAGGCGCAAATATGTATCACGATCTGCATTTTGCCTTCAATTTACCGTTGCATCGAGGCAGCCATGTTGTTGATGACGCTGATTTGAGAAAAAAAGGCGTAACCAGAATCTACGATATCCTGTTCGATTATGAAGATGTTTTAATGGAAACGGATAGAAGATTAAGAAGAATACTGGTACGACCTGAATTTCAGAAAGAAATGGGAACCCGGGAATTTTATCATCACCTTGGGAAAGTCATGAATGAATTCGAGGAGAAAAATCATCTGGGAGAGGTAAGTATTATTGCCGCAGCCTACAGAAACGGGATCCCTGTTTTTACATCGTCCCCCGGAGATTCAACCATTGGAATGAATGTAGCCGGTTTAGAGCTTTTAACCGAGGCAGCGGGCCTGCAGCATTTATTTAAGCTGAAAATAAACCCGAGCATTGATGTCAATGATTCAACAGCCATAATATTAAACGCCAAGCGATATGAACATGGAAAAACTGGGGTTATCTTGATCGGCGGTGGCAGCCCGAAAAACTTCATGCTCCAGACCGAGCCGCAAATTCAGGAAGTGCTCATGATCCCGGAAGTAGGTCAGGATTATGATATCAATATAACCGATGCCAGACCAGACACGGGAGGTTTATCAGGGGCCCCGCCAAGCGAAGCAGCAAGCTGGGGCAAGATCGATCCCACAAAATTAGAAGAAACCGTAACGGCTTATCTTGATGTCACCGTGGCCTTTCCACTGATGGTTGCCTATGTGAAGCAGACCACCCGACCCAAAAAGCAAAAAAAATTGTATCACCGAGGACCGGAACTGCATAAAAAGCTGATGAAGTCATATCTTGAAAATAATCGAGAAGTGCAACACCTGAAAAATCTCATTAAAAAGCTGTCTGCTTAA